One window of the Micromonas commoda chromosome 11, complete sequence genome contains the following:
- the CNX1G gene encoding DUF1244/molybdenum cofactor synthesis fusion protein — MASTRTEIEAYAFRQLVAHLQARTDSQNIDMMNLAGFCRNCLSKWYLKGARVQGDAHMTYDEALEIVYGEPYGDWKKKHQSKATDEQMAAFEGNKHLHAKHEKDLLDPPAPRPEGAAPPPKPSPTVLSDVCCTPADECAPPGAAASAAAPGSFQGGPVAIRLGILTVSDRASNGEYADESGPAVFEAVARMAAENPRGLKLDLAATSRRVVPDDKARIASAIAEMTATGCNLVLTTGGTGCAPRDVTPEATASVLHKLAPGIVHAMTSQALAHEPHAALSRGIAGIRDRCMVINLPGRPRAAADNASALAPVLVHALRQVSGD, encoded by the coding sequence atggcgtcgacgcgcaccgAGATCGAGGCCTACGCCTTCCGCCAGCTCGTGGCGCACCTCCAGGCTCGGACGGACTCCCAGAACATCGACATGATGAACCTCGCGGGATTCTGCCGCAACTGCCTGAGCAAGTGGTACCTCAAGGGCGCCCGCGTGCAAGGGGACGCGCACATGACctacgacgaggcgctggagatTGTGTACGGCGAGCCCTACGGAGATTGGAAGAAGAAACACCAGTCGAAAGCCACCGACGAGCAGATGGCCGCGTTCGAGGGTAACAAGCACCTGCACGCCAAGCACGAGAAGGATCTCCTCGATCCTCCAGCACCCCggcccgagggcgccgccccgccgcctaAACCCAGCCCCACCGTCCTCTCCGACGTGTGCTGCACTCCCGCGGACGAGTGCGCGccaccgggcgcggcggcatcggcggcggcacccggGTCGTTCCAAGGCGGCCCGGTCGCCATCCGACTCGGCATCCTCACCGTCAGCGATCGAGCGTCAAACGGAGAGTACGCCGACGAGAGCGGCCCGGCGGTCTtcgaagccgtcgcccgcATGGCGGCGGAAAACCCGCGCGGGTTAAAGTTAGATTTGGCCgccacgtcgcgtcgcgtcgttcccgACGATAaggcgcgcatcgcgtccgccatcgcggagatgacggcgacggggtgcAACCTGGTGTTGACCACGGGGGGCACGGgttgcgcgccgcgcgacgtcaccccagaggcgacggcgtcggtgctTCACaagctcgcgccggggatCGTTCACGCGATGACGTCCcaggcgctggcgcacgagccgcacgcggcgctgagTCGGGGAATCGCGGGGATAAGAGACCGGTGCATGGTGATCAACCTGCCGGGCCGgccgagagccgcggcggacaacgcgagcgcgctggcgcCGGTGCTCGTCCACGCCCTGCGCCAGGTCAGCGGCGACTGA